The following are from one region of the Mauremys reevesii isolate NIE-2019 linkage group 2, ASM1616193v1, whole genome shotgun sequence genome:
- the LOC120397439 gene encoding protein phosphatase 1 regulatory subunit 3C-B-like: MSCSELFQVFSTPPAMPVDFAMRLCLTHSPPIRKLLNSYEELRGGRGRKPLRSCLNQKPSAEPERRDSAKGSRSKKKRVVFADMKGLSLTAVRFFSKIEEDLCDLQQALSDLTCLRPKLRDPRPETKKYTLDFPQPSADYTAFRNRLHTNLICLENCLIQERSLSGTIKVRNIGYEKKVHVRITFDSWRSFRDVCCQYMHNTYGAADVDTFSFDITLPKAPSLRGAIEFCISFQCGQKTYWDNNSGSNYKVCHTSSSSPPSALCQLVRGASVAGEQLGPSKAAALVLSHWQTWRRSENHGPYW; encoded by the exons ATGAGCTGCAGCGA GCTGTTCCAGGTGTTCAGCACACCCCCAGCCATGCCTGTGGATTTTGCCATGCGGCTCTGCCTGACCCACTCTCCTCCCATCCGCAAGCTGCTGAACTCCTATGAGGAGCTGCGGGGTGGCCGGGGGCGTAAACCCCTCCGCTCCTGCCTGAACCAGAAGCCCAGTGCAGAGCCAGAGCGGCGGGACAGCGCCAAGGGCAGCCGGAGCAAGAAGAAGAGGGTGGTGTTTGCTGACATGAAGGGGCTTTCGTTGACAGCCGTCCGCTTCTTCTCCAAGATCGAGGAGGACCTGTGTGACCTGCAGCAAGCCTTGTCCGACCTGACCTGCCTCAGGCCCAAGCTGCGAGACCCTCGCCCAGAGACAAAGAAGTACACGCTGGACTTCCCACAGCCCTCTGCTGACTACACAGCCTTCCGCAACCGCCTGCACACCAACCTGATCTGCCTGGAGAACTGTCTGATCCAGGAGCGCTCCCTGTCAGGGACTATCAAGGTCAGGAACATCGGCTACGAGAAGAAGGTGCACGTCCGCATCACCTTTGACTCCTGGAGGAGTTTCCGGGATGTCTGCTGCCAATATATGCACAACACATATGGCGCCGCTGATGTGGACACGTTCTCCTTCGACATCACTCTGCCCAAAGCACCCAGCCTCCGCGGAGCCATCGAGTTCTGCATTTCCTTCCAGTGTGGGCAGAAAACCTACTGGGACAACAATAGTGGGAGCAACTACAAGGTATGCCACACAAGTTCCTCGtcccctcccagcgccctctgccagCTAGTAAGAGGAGCCAgtgtggctggagagcagctggGACCCTCCAAGGCAGCAGCGCTGGTCCTCTCTCACTGGCAGACCTGGAGGCGTTCGGAAAACCATGGTCCATACTGGTAG
- the GPAT4 gene encoding glycerol-3-phosphate acyltransferase 4, whose protein sequence is MFLLLPFDSLVVNLLGISLTVLFTLLLVFIIVPAIFGVSFGIRRIYMKTLLKIFRWATLRIERGAKEKNHPLYKPYVNGIIAKEPTSLEEEIKEIRRSGSSKALDTPEFELSDIFYFCRKGIETIMDDEVTKRFSAEELESWNLLSRTNYNFQYISLRLTVLWGLGVLIRYCFLLPLRIALAFTGISLLVVGTTVVGYLPNGRWKEFLSKHVHLMCYRICVRALTAIITYHDQENRPQNGGICVANHTSPIDVIILASDGYYAMVGQIHGGLMGVIQRAVMKACPHVWFERSEVKDRHLVAKRLTEHVQDKSKLPILIFPEGTCINNTSVMMFKKGSFEIGATVYPVAIKYDPQFGDAFWNSSKYGMVTYLLRMMTSWAIVCSVWYLPPMTRQPEEDAVQFANRVKSAIARQGGLVDLLWDGGLKREKVKDTFKEEQQKLYSKTIVGNHEDRSRS, encoded by the exons ATGTTCCTCCTGCTCCCCTTTGACAGCCTGGTTGTTAACTTGCTGGGAATCTCCCTGACCGTCCTCTTCACACTGCTTCTGGTTTTCATCATTGTGCCAGCCATTTTTGGGGTCTCCTTTGGCATCCGCAGGATTTACATGAAAACACTCTTAAAGATTTTCCGG TGGGCGACGCTGAGGATAGAGCGTGGCGCCAAGGAGAAGAACCACCCACTGTACAAGCCCTATGTAAATG GTATCATTGCAAAGGAGCCCACGTCCCTGGAGGAGGAGATCAAAGAGATCCGCCGGAGCGGCAGCAGCAAAGCCCTGGACACACCTGAGTTCGAGCTCTCTGACATCTTCTACTTCTGCCGCAAGGGCATCGAGACCATCATGGACGACGAGGTGACCAAGCGGTTctcagctgaggagctggagtCTTGGAACTTGCTTAGCCGGACCAACTACAACTTCCAGTACATCAGCCTGCGCCTCACTGTGCTGTGGGGGCTGGGTGTGCTCATCCGGTACTGCTTCCTGCTGCCACTCAG gattGCCCTGGCCTTCACAGGCATCAGCTTGTTGGTGGTTGGCACCACAGTGGTGGGATATTTGCCCAATGGAAG GTGGAAGGAGTTCCTGAGCAAGCACGTTCACCTGATGTGTTACCGGATCTGCGTGCGTGCCCTCACCGCCATCATCACCTACCATGACCA GGAAAACAGACCCCAAAATGGAGGCATCTGTGTGGCTAATCACACCTCCCCCATTGACGTGATCATCCTGGCCAGCGATGGCTACTACGCTATG GTGGGTCAGATCCACGGGGGGCTCATGGGTGTGATCCAGAGGGCCGTGATGAAGGCGTGTCCCCATGTCTGGTTCGAACGCTCTGAGGTCAAAGATCGCCACCTCGTTGCCAAAAG GCTGACAGAGCACGTCCAGGACAAGAGCAAACTGCCCATCCTCATCTTCCCGGAAG GCACCTGCATCAACAACACGTCTGTGATGATGTTCAAGAAGGGAAGCTTTGAAATTGGAGCCACAGTCTACCCGGTAGCCATCAAG TATGACCCGCAGTTCGGAGATGCCTTTTGGAACAGCAGCAAGTATGGAATGGTGACCTACCTGCTGAGGATGATGACCAGCTGGGCCATCGTCTGCAGCGTCTGGTACCTGCCCCCCATGACCAGGCAG CCTGAAGAGGATGCTGTCCAGTTTGCCAACCGGGTGAAGTCAGCAATTGCCAGGCAGGGAGGCCTTGTGGATCTACTGTG